The nucleotide sequence GCAAATCGGTCATGTGCACATCAAAGGCTTCAAACCCCGCTTCGGTAAAGGCGTAGGCCATTTCCACATGGGAGTTCACGCCCTGTTCGCGCAACACGGCCACCTTGGGACGGCTCAGGTGCACGGCGGGTGCCGCTACATTTTCAGTCGCTGTTTGCGCAGACTGGATGAGCGCTGCAGCACTATTTGGCACATAAACATGCATGCCGGGATCGTTCTCAGCCCCGGCGGCGGCGTGTTCGGCATCCGCACACATTGGGTTGTCGCGCTGCTGGCAAATCTTCCAGCTCGTGGCGTCCCACACTTGGTGCAGGTCTGCCAGTTTGGCACTGAAAATGGCTTTGGCATCGCGCCAAATTTGCACCTCGCCCACACCTGCTGCGACAGCGCCGCCTGCGGGACGGGTTTTGCCAATCACATGGCTGTGTTTGGACAGTCCGTGTTCGCGCAGGGTTTGCATCACTTCTGAACGCTGTGCCGTGCGAATTTGCAGCACCACGCCCAACTCTTCGTTGAACAAGGCTTGCAAGGTGCGCTCGTCTCGGCGGGCGCTGACTTGCCCTGCCCAGTTTTTGCTGTCGCCAACGTCTGCGCGGCTGTCGCTGATGCCATCGCCTTCGGTAACGAGCATGTCAACGTTGATGGCAACACCCACATGGCCCGCAAACGCCATTTCCACCACCGTAGCCAACAAACCGCCATCACTGCGGTCGTGGTAAGCCAGCACCTGGCCTTGCGCCCGCAAGGCGTTTACAGCGGCCACCAAACTCACCAAGTCTTGCGCGTGGTCCAAATCGGGCACGGCGTCGCCCACCTGATCCAAGGTCTGCGCCAAGATGCTGCCCGCCATGCGCGACTGCCCACGGCCCAAGTCGATCAAGACCAAGGTGGTGTCTTCAGTGGCGTTGAGCTGCGGCGTGAAGGTGCCGCGCACATCAGCCAAAGTCGCAAAGGCACTCACGATGAGCGACACCGGAGACGTCACTTTTTTATCAGCGCCCTGCACCTTCCACTGTGTGCGCATGGACAAGGAGTCTTTACCCACGGGGATAGAAATGCCCAATGCTGGGCACAACTCCATGCCCACGGCTTTGACCGTGGCGTACAGCGCCGCGTCTTCGCCGGCCTCGCCACAGGCGGCCATCCAGTTGGCGGACAGCTTCACGCGGCCCAGCTCAATCGGTGCGGCCAGCAAGTTGGTGATGGCCTCCGCCACCGCCATACGCCCCGAGGCGGGTGCGTTAACGGTAGCCAAGGGTGTGCGCTCGCCCATGGACATGGCTTCGCCCGCAAAGCCTTTGAAGTCGGCCAATGTCACTGCACAGTCGGCCACGGGCACTTGCCAAGGGCCTACCATTTGATCGCGGTGGGTTAGGCCGCCCACCGTGCGATCACCAATGGTGATCAAAAAGCGCTTGGACGCCACCGTTGGGCTAGCCAGCACATCAATGACCGCTTTTTGCAGGTCGACACCCGTGAGGTCTAGCGGCTTAAAGCTGCGCTCCACCGTCTTGACATCACGGTGCATTTTGGGCGGCTTGCCCAGCAAGACATTCATAGGCATGTGGACTGGTGCCCCCACGCTCCCCACTGCGTATGGTTCGCTGCCCCCCACGGGGGCCCCCGCGGGGGCCCCCGCGGCTTGGGACGGCCCGGCGCCGCTCACGCCGTTGTCGTACACCACCAGCTCACGCTCTTCAGTTGCCACACCAATCACTGCAAACGGGCAACGCTCGCGCTCGCACAAAGCTTGGAACTGCGCCAAAGATTCGGGCGCAATGGCCAACACATAGCGTTCTTGGCTCTCGTTGCACCAGATTTCTTTGGGTGCCATGCCGGACTCTTCGAGCTTGACGGCGCGCAAATCAAAGCGTGCGCCACGGCCGGCATCGTTGGTGAGCTCAGGAAAGGCATTGGACAAGCCGCCTGCGCCCACGTCGTGGATGGCCAAGATGGGGTTGTGCTCGCCTTGCACCCAGCATTGGTTGATCACCTCTTGGGCGCGGCGCTCGATTTCAGGGTTGCCGCGTTGCACCGAGTCAAAGTCCAGCTCTGCGGCATTGGCGCCAGTGGCCATGGAACTGGCGGCGCTGCCGCCCATGCCGATGCGCATGCCCGGGCCACCGAGTTGGATCAGCAAGCTACCGGCTGGAAACTCGATTTTGTGGGTTTGCCCGGCGTCGATCACACCCAAACCACCGGCGATCATGATGGGCTTGTGGTAGCCACGCAGCACGCTGTCTTGGGCGCTTTGCGCGGTTTGCTCGTACTCGCGGAAGTAACCCAGCAAGTTGGGGCGACCAAATTCATTGTTAAAGGCAGCGCCGCCCAAGGGGCCTTCCACCATGATTTGCAGTGGGCTGGCGATGTGCTCAGGCTTGCCCTCTTTGGCGTCAGACCAGCCGCCCCACAGCTTGGAAACGGTAAAGCCCGTCAAACCCGCCTTGGGCTTGGAGCCACGGCCTGTGGCACCTTCGTCGCGAATTTCACCGCCAGCACCTGTGGAGGCACCGGGGAACGGCGAAATCGCTGTGGGGTGGTTATGGGTTTCCACCTTCATCAAAATGTGGTTAGTCTCGCTACGCTTTTCATAGCTGGGTGCGCTTATTCCATGGCCGCCAGCGGCAGAATTGGCGGCCTTGGCCACAAAACGTTCGACCTGCACGCCTTCCATGACCGAGGCGTTGTCAGAGTACGCCACCAGCATGTACTGGGGGTTGAGTTGGTGCGTGTTGCGAATCATGCCGAACATGCTCTTCTCTTGCGCCACGCCGTCAATGGTGAACTGGGCGTTGAAAATTTTGTGGCGGCAATGCTCGCTATTGGCCTGCGCAAACATCATCAGCTCCACATCCGTAGGGTTGCGACCCAGCGCAGTGAAGGCATTGACCAAGTAATCAATCTCATCGGCCGCCAGGGCCAGGCCAAATTGGGTATTGGCACCAACCAAAGCGTCTTTACCGCCGCCCAACACATCCACATGGTCCATGGGCGCGGGCTGCAGAGCATGGAACAGCTCTTGGGCTTGGGCGCGGTCCAGCATGGCGCTTTCTGTCATGCGGTCATGCAGCAAGGACGCAATGCGCTCTAACTCTGTCGTACTCAACACCGTTTTAGACAACAGACCATGTTTGACGGTGATGCGGTATTCCACCAAGCGCTCAATGCGTTTGACGGCAAAGCCGCAGTTGTGAGCGATGTCGGTGGCTTTAGAAGCCCATGGCGACACCGTGCCAAAACGTGGGCTCACCACAATGGTGACGCCATCCGCAGCGGCGGTATAAGGGTCACCGTAGGTCAAGAGACCAGCCAACTTGGCGGCCAGGGCCTCGTCCAAGGCCGTTTCACTGGCTACCAGATGGACAAAACGGGCGCTGATGCCCGCTATTTTTTCATTCACACCCTGCAGAGCAGGCAAAAGTTGTTGGGTACGGAAGCTGCTCAGGGCGTTGCTGCCCTCGAAAGAGGTGATATGCAGGGTCACTGTGGTGGCCTTGTGAAGAGAGGGCTGAGGGAAGCCTTA is from Rhodoferax aquaticus and encodes:
- the purL gene encoding phosphoribosylformylglycinamidine synthase, which gives rise to MTLHITSFEGSNALSSFRTQQLLPALQGVNEKIAGISARFVHLVASETALDEALAAKLAGLLTYGDPYTAAADGVTIVVSPRFGTVSPWASKATDIAHNCGFAVKRIERLVEYRITVKHGLLSKTVLSTTELERIASLLHDRMTESAMLDRAQAQELFHALQPAPMDHVDVLGGGKDALVGANTQFGLALAADEIDYLVNAFTALGRNPTDVELMMFAQANSEHCRHKIFNAQFTIDGVAQEKSMFGMIRNTHQLNPQYMLVAYSDNASVMEGVQVERFVAKAANSAAGGHGISAPSYEKRSETNHILMKVETHNHPTAISPFPGASTGAGGEIRDEGATGRGSKPKAGLTGFTVSKLWGGWSDAKEGKPEHIASPLQIMVEGPLGGAAFNNEFGRPNLLGYFREYEQTAQSAQDSVLRGYHKPIMIAGGLGVIDAGQTHKIEFPAGSLLIQLGGPGMRIGMGGSAASSMATGANAAELDFDSVQRGNPEIERRAQEVINQCWVQGEHNPILAIHDVGAGGLSNAFPELTNDAGRGARFDLRAVKLEESGMAPKEIWCNESQERYVLAIAPESLAQFQALCERERCPFAVIGVATEERELVVYDNGVSGAGPSQAAGAPAGAPVGGSEPYAVGSVGAPVHMPMNVLLGKPPKMHRDVKTVERSFKPLDLTGVDLQKAVIDVLASPTVASKRFLITIGDRTVGGLTHRDQMVGPWQVPVADCAVTLADFKGFAGEAMSMGERTPLATVNAPASGRMAVAEAITNLLAAPIELGRVKLSANWMAACGEAGEDAALYATVKAVGMELCPALGISIPVGKDSLSMRTQWKVQGADKKVTSPVSLIVSAFATLADVRGTFTPQLNATEDTTLVLIDLGRGQSRMAGSILAQTLDQVGDAVPDLDHAQDLVSLVAAVNALRAQGQVLAYHDRSDGGLLATVVEMAFAGHVGVAINVDMLVTEGDGISDSRADVGDSKNWAGQVSARRDERTLQALFNEELGVVLQIRTAQRSEVMQTLREHGLSKHSHVIGKTRPAGGAVAAGVGEVQIWRDAKAIFSAKLADLHQVWDATSWKICQQRDNPMCADAEHAAAGAENDPGMHVYVPNSAAALIQSAQTATENVAAPAVHLSRPKVAVLREQGVNSHVEMAYAFTEAGFEAFDVHMTDLQSGRAKLADFQGVVACGGFSYGDTLGAGIGWARSITFNEVLADQFKAFFGRSDTFGLGVCNGCQMFAELADIIPGAQDWPRFTTNQSERFEARLSMVEVLESPSLFFRDLAGMRLPIAVAHGEGYANFKYRGNADKAIGAMRFVDNTGAPTEAYPFNPNGSAGGLTAVTTADGRFTAMMPHPERVFRNIQMSWTKLDASQHSPWMQLWRNARKWVG